Proteins found in one Labrenzia sp. VG12 genomic segment:
- a CDS encoding GntR family transcriptional regulator yields MSLSNEQDFPDITLPDISKLSGSLAQRVYEALRMAILAMDLPPGTPLKKQAICEQLGVSRSPVTEAITKLANEGLVEVIPQSGSRVTRFSLSEIREGAFLREAIELAAVAKVAAERTEDQLAELTRNLRLQALCLEDHDEAGFYAEDERMHELIFAFTGYPRLNAIAATGWVQVNRARQLLLPLRGRAYEAYEEHRQIIEAIRRQDADAARKAMEKHLSELVTRLEPLAKERPDLFT; encoded by the coding sequence ATGTCCCTGAGCAACGAACAAGATTTTCCGGACATCACCCTGCCGGACATCAGCAAACTCTCCGGATCGCTGGCCCAGCGTGTCTACGAGGCCCTGCGCATGGCGATCCTGGCCATGGACCTGCCACCGGGCACCCCCTTGAAAAAACAGGCAATTTGCGAACAGCTCGGCGTGTCCCGCTCGCCTGTCACCGAAGCGATCACCAAGCTCGCGAACGAGGGGCTGGTGGAGGTGATCCCGCAATCCGGATCGCGGGTCACACGATTTTCCCTGTCGGAAATTCGCGAAGGCGCCTTTCTCCGCGAAGCAATCGAGCTCGCCGCCGTTGCCAAGGTCGCCGCCGAACGCACGGAAGATCAGCTCGCCGAGCTGACCCGCAATCTCCGACTTCAGGCGCTTTGCCTGGAGGACCACGACGAGGCCGGGTTCTATGCCGAGGACGAACGCATGCACGAACTCATCTTTGCGTTCACCGGCTATCCGCGACTGAACGCAATCGCGGCAACCGGCTGGGTCCAGGTCAACCGGGCCAGACAACTGCTCCTGCCACTGCGCGGCCGGGCCTACGAAGCCTATGAGGAGCACCGTCAGATCATCGAGGCGATCCGCCGGCAGGACGCGGATGCCGCCCGAAAGGCAATGGAAAAACACTTGAGCGAACTGGTCACCCGCCTGGAGCCGCTCGCCAAGGAACGGCCGGATCTGTTCACCTGA
- a CDS encoding fumarylacetoacetate hydrolase family protein, which translates to MKLLRYGAPGEEKPGLLDSDNQVRDLSSIVSDIAGDALGPESLQRLQALEISTLPVVAGTPQEDLRLGPCVGAIGKFICIGLNYADHAAESGMDVPPEPVVFNKWTSAIVGPDDDVMIPRGSEKTDWEVELGVVIGKGGAYIDEADAMSHVAGFCVVNDVSEREYQIERSGTWDKGKGCDTFGPTGPWLVTPDEVGDYDDLGMWLEVDGTRRQTGSTKTMVYRVPFLISYLSRFMSLQSGDVISTGTPPGVGMGHKPPVYLKGGEVMKLGIDKLGVQTQKVVRA; encoded by the coding sequence ATGAAATTGCTGAGATACGGCGCGCCGGGTGAAGAAAAGCCCGGTCTTCTTGATAGCGACAACCAGGTCCGGGACCTGTCATCGATCGTTTCCGACATTGCCGGCGACGCCCTGGGGCCGGAGAGCCTGCAGCGCCTGCAGGCGCTCGAAATCTCGACCTTGCCCGTGGTTGCTGGAACGCCGCAAGAGGACCTGCGTCTTGGCCCCTGTGTCGGGGCTATCGGCAAGTTCATCTGCATCGGCCTGAATTATGCCGACCATGCGGCGGAATCCGGCATGGACGTGCCGCCGGAGCCGGTTGTTTTCAACAAGTGGACGTCGGCGATTGTCGGTCCGGATGACGATGTGATGATCCCGCGCGGGTCAGAAAAGACTGACTGGGAAGTCGAACTGGGCGTCGTGATCGGCAAGGGCGGTGCTTATATCGACGAGGCGGATGCCATGAGCCATGTGGCCGGCTTCTGCGTGGTCAATGATGTGTCGGAGCGCGAATACCAGATCGAGCGGTCCGGCACCTGGGACAAGGGCAAGGGCTGCGACACATTCGGCCCGACGGGTCCCTGGCTGGTGACGCCCGACGAGGTCGGTGACTATGACGACCTTGGAATGTGGCTGGAGGTCGACGGGACGCGCCGCCAGACCGGTTCGACCAAAACCATGGTTTACCGGGTGCCGTTCCTGATTTCCTATCTCAGCCGCTTCATGAGCCTGCAGTCGGGCGACGTCATCTCCACCGGCACGCCTCCAGGCGTCGGCATGGGTCACAAGCCGCCGGTCTATCTGAAGGGCGGCGAAGTCATGAAACTCGGCATCGACAAGCTGGGTGTGCAGACCCAGAAGGTGGTGCGGGCCTGA
- a CDS encoding RbsD/FucU family protein, whose product MLRNLPQILSPSLLYTLRAMGHGDRIALVDGNFPAESSGPDCLRLDGISATDVLKAVLQVMPLDTFVTAPAITMQVVGDPEAVPDIVAEFQSIIDQVADHPAKISTLERHAFYEAASGAFAVVQTGEQRLYGNILLTKGIIAP is encoded by the coding sequence ATGCTGCGTAACCTGCCGCAAATTCTCAGCCCCTCTCTCCTCTACACGCTCCGGGCCATGGGCCACGGCGACCGGATTGCCCTTGTGGACGGCAATTTTCCGGCCGAGAGTTCCGGGCCGGACTGTCTCCGGCTCGACGGCATTTCCGCAACGGATGTTCTAAAGGCCGTACTTCAGGTCATGCCTCTCGACACCTTTGTGACCGCTCCTGCGATCACCATGCAGGTGGTTGGCGATCCGGAGGCCGTTCCCGACATCGTCGCCGAGTTCCAGTCGATCATCGACCAGGTCGCCGACCATCCGGCAAAGATTTCCACGCTCGAACGGCATGCCTTTTACGAGGCTGCGTCCGGCGCCTTTGCCGTTGTCCAGACCGGGGAACAGCGCCTTTATGGCAACATTCTCCTGACCAAGGGCATCATTGCGCCATGA
- a CDS encoding PAS and helix-turn-helix domain-containing protein, giving the protein MSELDQLAFDHAPMGLTLTENRIIRTCNETFAAMFGYSKEALIGQSFRLLYGTDQEFHQIRDIGLEPLRQSLPYTDERLMRRSDGARIWCRFRARTLTPEAPLERIVLSFALIDRATTGPQLTPRERDVLLLLAKGQTSKEMARGLGLSPRTIEDVRARLLKKFQVKSVAVLLARFSGHEAGKGAR; this is encoded by the coding sequence ATGTCAGAGCTCGATCAACTTGCCTTCGACCACGCCCCGATGGGGCTGACCCTGACCGAAAACAGGATCATCCGGACCTGCAACGAAACCTTCGCCGCCATGTTCGGTTACAGCAAGGAGGCCCTGATCGGGCAGAGTTTTCGCCTGCTTTACGGCACGGATCAGGAATTTCACCAGATCCGGGATATCGGGCTGGAACCCTTGCGCCAGTCCCTGCCCTACACGGATGAACGGCTGATGCGTCGCTCCGATGGAGCCCGCATCTGGTGCCGCTTCCGGGCGCGTACCTTGACCCCTGAAGCGCCCTTGGAGCGCATTGTCCTGAGTTTTGCGCTGATTGACCGCGCAACGACCGGACCGCAGCTGACACCGCGCGAACGGGACGTGTTGCTTCTGCTTGCCAAGGGACAGACAAGCAAGGAGATGGCGCGCGGACTTGGCCTGTCTCCAAGGACGATCGAGGATGTGCGCGCTCGGCTTTTGAAGAAGTTTCAGGTCAAGAGCGTTGCGGTGCTGCTGGCGCGGTTTTCGGGGCATGAAGCGGGCAAAGGAGCGCGGTGA
- a CDS encoding aldo/keto reductase, whose protein sequence is MTALAIRPLNARTARRIDLTVMGFGGAPLGNLYRKVSEEDAQAALQAAFDNGIRYFDTAPQYGLGRSELRFGEAIRRFGRENIELSTKIGRLLLDCAPEEVTPEAFVDVPQKRIQFDYSYDGVMRSYEASKERLQVDAADILLVHDVCVFSQGSQEASDRRVRELFDDGGYRALTELKEAGAIAAIGAGVNEWQVCQKLLEEADFDCFLLAGRYTLLEQDALETFLPLCEKRDVGIVLGGPYNSGILATGAVAGAKYNYADAPPDILERVRKIERVCNAHRVPLIAAALQFVLGHQSVKTVIPGAVNAAEVDANIALLKQEIPFSFWSDLRSEGLIRPDAPLPGEVSHAA, encoded by the coding sequence ATGACAGCTTTGGCAATTCGGCCGCTCAACGCAAGAACGGCGCGCAGGATAGACCTGACGGTCATGGGATTTGGCGGCGCCCCGCTCGGCAACCTGTATCGGAAAGTCTCCGAGGAAGACGCCCAGGCGGCCCTGCAAGCCGCCTTTGACAACGGGATCCGGTATTTCGACACGGCTCCGCAATATGGTCTTGGCCGCTCCGAACTGCGGTTTGGCGAGGCGATCAGGCGGTTTGGCCGGGAAAACATCGAACTATCCACCAAGATCGGCCGGCTCCTGCTAGATTGTGCGCCCGAAGAGGTGACGCCGGAAGCCTTTGTGGACGTGCCGCAGAAGCGCATCCAGTTCGACTACAGCTATGACGGCGTCATGCGCAGTTACGAGGCCAGCAAGGAACGTCTTCAGGTGGACGCTGCGGACATCCTGTTGGTGCACGATGTCTGTGTCTTTTCACAAGGCTCGCAGGAAGCCAGTGACAGGCGCGTGCGCGAACTTTTCGACGATGGCGGTTACCGCGCCCTGACCGAGTTGAAAGAAGCCGGGGCAATCGCTGCCATCGGCGCTGGGGTGAACGAGTGGCAGGTTTGCCAGAAGCTTCTGGAAGAAGCGGATTTCGACTGTTTCCTGCTTGCCGGACGCTACACGCTTCTAGAGCAGGACGCCCTGGAAACCTTCCTGCCGCTCTGCGAAAAACGCGATGTCGGCATCGTTCTGGGCGGCCCCTACAATTCAGGCATTCTGGCAACGGGTGCCGTCGCCGGCGCCAAGTACAATTACGCCGATGCACCACCGGACATTCTGGAACGCGTCCGGAAGATCGAGCGTGTCTGTAACGCACATCGCGTTCCGCTGATTGCGGCCGCCCTGCAATTTGTCCTTGGCCATCAGAGCGTCAAGACAGTCATCCCCGGTGCGGTCAACGCAGCCGAGGTCGACGCCAATATCGCACTTTTGAAGCAGGAGATCCCCTTCTCCTTCTGGTCCGACCTCAGATCGGAAGGCCTGATCCGGCCGGATGCGCCCTTACCTGGAGAAGTCAGCCATGCTGCGTAA
- a CDS encoding ABC transporter substrate-binding protein, whose translation MLNRRTLIGAASAAALMLSANIASAQETYVPLISKGFQHQFWQAVKAGADQASEEFGVAITFEGPDNESMVDRQIDMLAAALAKNPTAIGFAALDSQAAIPLLRQAQEKGIPVIAFDSGVDSDIPVATASTDNVAAAALAADKMAELIGGAGKVAIVAHDQTSRTGIDRVDGFANQVKDKYPDIEVVTVQYGAGDHLKSTELTKAILTANPDLKGIFGANEGSALGVVNGVTEMGKSDIVIIGYDSGKAQKDAIRNGVMAGAITQNPVGIGYETVKAALEASQGKEVPSHIDTGFYWYDKSNMDDPKIAAVLYD comes from the coding sequence ATGCTGAACAGACGTACCCTCATTGGAGCCGCCAGCGCCGCCGCGCTGATGTTGTCCGCGAATATCGCAAGTGCACAGGAAACCTACGTGCCGCTGATCTCAAAGGGCTTCCAGCACCAGTTCTGGCAGGCCGTGAAGGCAGGCGCCGATCAGGCATCTGAGGAATTTGGTGTCGCCATCACCTTTGAGGGCCCGGACAATGAATCCATGGTCGACCGTCAGATCGACATGCTCGCGGCCGCCCTCGCCAAGAACCCGACGGCCATCGGATTTGCGGCGCTCGACAGCCAGGCAGCCATCCCGCTGCTGCGCCAGGCCCAGGAAAAGGGCATTCCGGTGATCGCCTTTGACAGCGGTGTCGACAGCGACATTCCTGTTGCCACCGCATCGACCGACAATGTCGCCGCAGCTGCCCTCGCGGCGGACAAGATGGCCGAGCTGATCGGCGGCGCCGGCAAGGTGGCCATCGTGGCGCATGACCAGACCAGCCGGACCGGCATCGACCGCGTTGACGGTTTTGCCAATCAGGTCAAGGACAAGTATCCGGACATTGAAGTGGTGACTGTACAATATGGCGCAGGCGATCATTTGAAGTCGACCGAACTGACCAAGGCGATCCTGACGGCCAATCCGGACCTGAAAGGCATCTTTGGTGCCAATGAGGGATCTGCACTTGGTGTCGTCAACGGCGTTACGGAAATGGGCAAGTCCGACATCGTCATCATCGGCTATGACAGTGGCAAGGCCCAGAAGGACGCGATCCGAAATGGCGTGATGGCCGGCGCGATCACCCAGAACCCGGTCGGGATCGGCTATGAAACCGTCAAGGCGGCCCTTGAGGCCTCCCAGGGCAAGGAAGTGCCGTCACATATCGACACCGGCTTCTACTGGTACGACAAGTCGAACATGGACGATCCCAAGATCGCGGCCGTCTTGTATGATTGA
- a CDS encoding sugar ABC transporter ATP-binding protein, producing the protein MTSLVKMTGIEKRFPGVHALKSVSFELDSGEVHALMGENGAGKSTLMKILSGIYPKDGGELLVEGRDVVIDSPRAAQDLGIGIIHQELSLMNDLTVAQNIFIGREPRKRFGRLDEAALNAQADEIFRSMNLTMNPRTIVGELTIARQQMVEIAKALSYRSRVLIMDEPTAALNDAEIAELFTIIRRLKADGVGIIYISHKMDELKQIADRVTVMRDGAYVGTVGAAETPVSKIISMMVGREVTNDPVVVPDLSEAETVLEVRGLTRGSEIRDVSFSVRKGEILGFAGLMGAGRTEVARAIFGADPREGGEIRVHGKPCAISRPSDAVRAGIGYLSEDRKHFGLATGMDVRTNVALASLDRFASRFGVLREEAMRKTAQDYIGQLEIRTPSDRQEVRLLSGGNQQKVVIAKWLYRDCDILIFDEPTRGIDVGAKSEIYKLLKNLASEGRAIIVISSELPEVMRLSHRIAVMCEGRLTGILPGGEDTTQEDIMHLATQRAPSMQPEGYPQ; encoded by the coding sequence ATGACAAGTCTGGTGAAGATGACGGGAATCGAGAAACGGTTTCCCGGCGTGCACGCCCTGAAATCAGTCAGTTTCGAGCTGGACAGCGGTGAAGTCCATGCACTGATGGGCGAAAACGGTGCCGGCAAGTCGACGCTGATGAAGATCCTGTCGGGCATCTACCCCAAGGATGGCGGCGAGCTTCTGGTCGAGGGGCGGGACGTGGTGATCGACAGTCCACGGGCCGCGCAGGATCTGGGCATCGGCATCATTCATCAGGAGCTCAGCCTGATGAACGATCTGACTGTCGCTCAGAACATTTTCATTGGCCGGGAGCCGCGCAAGCGGTTCGGGCGTCTTGACGAAGCGGCACTCAATGCGCAGGCGGACGAGATCTTCCGCTCCATGAACCTGACCATGAACCCCAGGACCATCGTCGGCGAGCTGACCATTGCCCGCCAGCAGATGGTCGAGATTGCCAAGGCGCTCTCCTACCGGTCCAGGGTCCTGATCATGGACGAGCCGACAGCAGCCCTTAACGACGCGGAAATTGCGGAACTCTTCACCATCATCCGCCGCCTGAAGGCCGATGGCGTTGGCATTATCTATATCAGCCACAAGATGGACGAGCTGAAACAGATCGCCGACCGGGTGACGGTCATGCGTGATGGCGCCTATGTCGGAACCGTCGGCGCGGCCGAAACGCCCGTTTCCAAGATCATCTCCATGATGGTCGGGCGCGAGGTGACCAACGATCCGGTGGTTGTACCCGATCTCTCGGAGGCCGAAACCGTTCTGGAGGTGCGCGGTCTCACTCGAGGCAGCGAAATCCGGGACGTCAGCTTTTCTGTTCGCAAGGGAGAAATCCTGGGTTTTGCCGGTCTGATGGGGGCAGGGCGAACCGAAGTTGCCCGGGCCATCTTTGGCGCCGACCCGCGTGAGGGCGGGGAGATCCGGGTCCACGGCAAGCCCTGCGCAATCTCCAGGCCGTCCGACGCAGTCAGGGCCGGGATCGGATACTTGTCTGAGGATCGCAAGCACTTTGGTCTCGCGACGGGCATGGATGTGCGCACCAACGTGGCGCTTGCGAGCCTTGACCGTTTCGCCAGCCGCTTCGGCGTCCTGAGAGAAGAGGCCATGCGCAAGACCGCGCAGGACTATATCGGCCAACTTGAGATCCGCACCCCCTCCGACCGCCAGGAAGTCCGGTTGCTGTCGGGGGGTAACCAGCAGAAGGTTGTCATCGCCAAGTGGCTCTACCGGGATTGCGACATCCTGATTTTCGATGAACCGACCAGAGGCATCGATGTTGGCGCCAAGTCGGAAATCTACAAGCTCCTGAAGAACCTCGCCAGCGAAGGCCGGGCGATCATCGTGATCTCCTCGGAATTGCCCGAAGTCATGCGGCTCAGCCATCGCATTGCCGTCATGTGCGAAGGACGCCTGACCGGCATCCTGCCGGGCGGAGAAGACACAACCCAGGAAGACATCATGCATCTGGCGACACAACGGGCGCCGTCCATGCAGCCGGAGGGATATCCGCAATGA
- a CDS encoding SDR family oxidoreductase, whose translation MRLKDKTILISAAGQGIGRASAIACAREGARVIAVDINAETLATLSRDVPEIETRKLDVGDRAAIDALAAELPDLDGLFNCAGFVHHGTVLDISEDDWDFSFDLNVRSMYRMTQAFLPGMRKRAQETGAASILNMSSMASSIKGFPVRTLYGATKAAVIGLTKGVAADFVADGIRCNALCPGTVDTPSLRGRIASAPDPVEAEKNFIARQPMGRLATVDDLTPMVVYLMSDESRFVSGQALLVDGGVTI comes from the coding sequence GTGCGCCTGAAGGATAAAACCATACTGATTTCAGCCGCCGGCCAGGGCATCGGCCGGGCCAGCGCTATTGCCTGCGCCCGCGAGGGAGCCCGGGTCATCGCGGTCGATATCAACGCTGAAACTCTGGCGACATTGTCCCGGGACGTGCCGGAGATTGAGACAAGAAAGCTGGATGTCGGCGACCGGGCAGCCATTGATGCCTTGGCCGCGGAATTGCCTGATCTCGACGGGCTCTTCAATTGCGCCGGGTTTGTCCATCACGGCACGGTTCTCGACATCAGCGAGGATGACTGGGACTTCAGTTTCGATCTCAATGTGCGCTCCATGTACCGCATGACCCAGGCCTTTCTGCCGGGCATGCGCAAGCGGGCACAGGAAACAGGGGCGGCTTCCATCCTGAACATGTCGTCCATGGCGTCTTCCATCAAAGGCTTTCCGGTGCGGACGCTTTACGGCGCGACCAAGGCGGCCGTGATCGGCCTAACCAAGGGCGTTGCCGCGGATTTCGTGGCCGATGGCATCCGCTGCAATGCTCTCTGCCCGGGCACGGTCGACACGCCGTCCTTGCGCGGCCGTATCGCGTCCGCACCGGATCCCGTTGAAGCGGAGAAGAATTTCATCGCCCGCCAGCCCATGGGCCGGCTGGCCACCGTCGACGATCTCACCCCGATGGTTGTCTACCTCATGTCGGATGAAAGCCGGTTCGTTTCCGGGCAGGCACTTCTGGTCGACGGTGGTGTCACGATCTAG
- a CDS encoding ABC transporter permease, giving the protein MTAVNTPSSPTFVTRLLEAGAHQKLLAFASLILLLIGFSIASPNFMQTSNMIAILQATSVNGVLAVAATLVIITGGIDLSVGTLMTFCAVIAGVVLTNLGMPLPLGVLAAIATGAFCGLCSGTFVAKMKIPPFIATLGMMLILKGLSLVISGTRPIYFNDTPGFDQISRGSLIGEIFPALPIPNGVLILFLVAGAAAYILGRTVLGRYTFALGSNEEAVRLSGVNTDLWKMAVYALAGAICGIAGILIASRLNSAQPALGLGYELEAIAAVVIGGTSLSGGRGTVLGTLIGALIMAVLTNGLRVLSVAQEWQTVVTGAIIILAVYADMVRRRRS; this is encoded by the coding sequence ATGACCGCCGTCAACACGCCATCTTCGCCGACATTCGTGACCCGTCTGCTCGAAGCCGGAGCGCATCAGAAACTGCTCGCCTTTGCCAGCCTGATCCTGCTCCTGATCGGTTTTTCGATCGCGTCTCCCAATTTCATGCAGACGTCCAACATGATTGCCATCTTGCAGGCCACCTCTGTCAATGGCGTTCTGGCAGTCGCCGCGACGCTGGTGATCATCACCGGCGGCATTGATCTGTCGGTCGGAACGTTGATGACCTTCTGCGCGGTGATTGCAGGCGTGGTCTTGACCAATCTCGGCATGCCGCTGCCGCTCGGTGTTCTGGCAGCCATTGCCACAGGCGCCTTTTGCGGCCTGTGTTCGGGCACTTTTGTGGCCAAGATGAAGATTCCGCCCTTCATCGCAACGCTCGGGATGATGCTGATCCTGAAGGGGCTCTCGCTGGTCATCTCCGGCACGCGTCCGATCTACTTCAACGACACGCCGGGGTTCGACCAGATTTCTCGCGGGTCACTGATTGGCGAAATCTTTCCTGCGCTGCCGATCCCCAATGGTGTTCTGATCCTGTTCCTGGTCGCCGGGGCGGCGGCCTACATCCTCGGCCGCACGGTGCTCGGTCGGTACACCTTCGCGCTGGGCTCCAACGAGGAGGCCGTGCGCCTGTCGGGCGTGAACACCGACCTCTGGAAAATGGCGGTCTATGCGCTTGCCGGAGCCATCTGCGGTATCGCCGGCATCCTGATTGCCTCGCGCCTGAACTCGGCTCAGCCCGCCTTGGGTCTCGGCTACGAGCTGGAAGCGATTGCCGCCGTCGTGATCGGCGGAACATCGCTCAGCGGCGGGCGCGGCACGGTTCTCGGAACGCTGATCGGTGCATTGATCATGGCGGTTCTGACCAACGGTCTTCGTGTCCTGTCCGTCGCCCAGGAATGGCAGACCGTTGTCACCGGCGCGATCATCATCCTGGCCGTTTATGCCGACATGGTGCGCCGGCGCAGGTCTTGA
- a CDS encoding UxaA family hydrolase gives MLQPHANSILLNADDNVVIALEDIGAGKHAAFVDVPLTNQIQRGHKIARNPIASGEKVIRYGQIIGHAKADIRPGEHVHVHNLGMGDHSQDYQHAEASYPLAPITQERTFMGYRRSDGKAGTRNYIGILTSVNCSGSVAKFIAEAAEKSGLLDAYPNVDGIVPIVHGTGCGMSAKDEGYATLFRTLSGYAQHPNFAAILLIGLGCEVMQIADLVGDRKIRPGGDLRYMTIQQTGGTRKTIEAGLRELLELAAMANKAERVPVPVSEITVGMQCGGSDGYSGITANPALGIASDLLVRHGGTTILSETSEIYGAEHLLTRRAVSVEVGQKLIERVRWWEDYTARNGGEMDNNPSPGNKRGGLTTILEKSLGAAAKGGSAPLTDVYKFGEFIDKKGFVFMDSPGFDPCSVTGQIASGANIIVFTTGRGSVSGYMPTPCIKLATNSEMYARMSEDMDINCGDIVSENVSLEAKGTEIFEKIVAVASGEKSRSEELGFGGVEFVPWQIGAVM, from the coding sequence GTGCTGCAGCCTCATGCAAATTCCATCCTTCTGAATGCCGATGATAACGTCGTCATCGCCCTGGAGGATATTGGGGCGGGGAAGCATGCGGCCTTTGTCGATGTGCCCCTCACGAACCAGATCCAGCGCGGCCACAAGATTGCACGAAACCCCATCGCCTCCGGCGAAAAAGTGATTCGCTATGGCCAGATCATCGGTCATGCAAAGGCGGATATCCGACCTGGCGAGCATGTGCATGTCCACAATCTGGGCATGGGCGATCACAGCCAGGACTACCAGCACGCCGAAGCCTCGTACCCGCTTGCGCCGATCACGCAGGAGCGGACCTTCATGGGCTATCGCCGCTCGGACGGGAAGGCGGGGACACGCAACTATATCGGCATCCTGACGTCGGTGAACTGTTCGGGCTCTGTCGCAAAATTCATCGCGGAAGCCGCGGAAAAATCCGGGCTGCTGGACGCTTATCCCAATGTCGACGGCATCGTTCCGATCGTCCATGGCACCGGCTGCGGCATGTCGGCAAAGGATGAAGGCTATGCAACGCTGTTCCGGACGCTGTCCGGCTATGCACAGCACCCGAACTTCGCCGCGATCCTGTTGATTGGCCTCGGCTGTGAGGTGATGCAGATCGCCGATCTGGTCGGCGATCGGAAGATCCGGCCCGGCGGGGATCTGCGCTACATGACCATCCAGCAGACGGGTGGCACACGCAAGACAATCGAGGCGGGCCTGCGCGAATTGCTTGAACTGGCGGCCATGGCCAACAAGGCCGAGCGTGTGCCGGTTCCGGTCTCTGAAATCACGGTTGGCATGCAATGTGGCGGTTCTGACGGGTATTCCGGTATCACCGCCAATCCGGCGCTGGGCATCGCGTCCGATCTGCTGGTGCGCCATGGCGGCACGACCATCCTGTCGGAAACCTCCGAGATTTATGGCGCCGAACATCTTCTGACGCGCCGGGCCGTGTCCGTCGAAGTTGGTCAGAAGCTGATCGAGCGGGTGCGGTGGTGGGAAGATTACACCGCCCGAAATGGCGGCGAGATGGACAACAATCCGTCTCCTGGAAACAAGCGCGGCGGACTTACCACCATTTTGGAGAAGTCGCTCGGTGCGGCCGCAAAAGGTGGCTCGGCGCCCCTGACGGATGTCTACAAGTTCGGCGAATTCATCGACAAGAAGGGGTTCGTTTTCATGGACAGCCCCGGTTTCGATCCCTGCTCAGTCACCGGTCAGATTGCGTCCGGTGCCAACATCATCGTCTTTACCACGGGGCGAGGATCCGTCTCCGGCTACATGCCGACGCCCTGCATCAAGCTGGCAACCAACAGCGAGATGTACGCCCGCATGTCGGAGGACATGGACATCAATTGCGGCGATATCGTTTCGGAGAACGTCAGCCTGGAAGCCAAGGGCACCGAGATCTTTGAAAAGATCGTCGCAGTCGCGTCCGGGGAAAAGTCCAGGAGCGAGGAACTCGGTTTTGGCGGCGTGGAGTTCGTGCCGTGGCAGATCGGCGCGGTGATGTGA
- a CDS encoding amidohydrolase: protein MRLDAHQHFWDIARGDYGWLTPDVGPIYRNYHPEDLKPHLVRHQIDGTILVQAAPTVAETRYMLSLADDNDFIKGVVGWADFEAPDAPEQIAVLAQNPKLVGLRPMIQDIHDPDWMLEPGLSPAYRAMIAHDLVFDALTLPRHLRNLRRLADRHPDLPMVIDHGSKPEIAPGLFDDWSEDMAVLAAETSAFCKLSGLVTEAGNSWTFDTLRPYVDHLLEIFGPDRLIWGSDWPVCTLACSYEDWIEISAELLKDLGETERQAVLGGNAEKLYL, encoded by the coding sequence ATGAGACTGGATGCCCATCAGCATTTCTGGGACATTGCGCGAGGCGACTACGGGTGGCTGACACCGGACGTCGGACCGATCTACCGGAACTACCACCCGGAGGATCTGAAACCTCACCTTGTCCGGCACCAGATCGACGGTACGATCCTCGTCCAGGCGGCTCCGACCGTCGCTGAGACCCGCTACATGCTCAGCCTCGCGGACGACAATGATTTCATCAAGGGTGTGGTCGGCTGGGCCGATTTCGAGGCGCCGGATGCGCCGGAGCAGATCGCGGTGCTGGCCCAGAACCCGAAACTCGTTGGCCTGAGGCCGATGATACAGGACATCCATGATCCGGACTGGATGCTGGAACCCGGTCTCAGCCCTGCCTACCGTGCAATGATCGCGCACGATCTTGTCTTTGACGCGCTCACCCTTCCAAGGCACCTCAGGAACCTTCGCCGTCTTGCCGACCGGCACCCGGACCTGCCCATGGTGATCGATCACGGCTCCAAGCCGGAGATCGCCCCGGGCCTGTTCGATGACTGGTCCGAAGACATGGCCGTTTTGGCTGCCGAAACATCAGCCTTCTGCAAGCTCTCCGGTCTGGTGACCGAGGCCGGCAACAGCTGGACCTTCGACACCTTGCGCCCCTATGTCGATCACCTTCTGGAGATCTTCGGACCGGATCGCCTCATCTGGGGCTCCGACTGGCCGGTCTGCACCCTTGCCTGCTCCTATGAGGATTGGATAGAGATCAGCGCCGAGCTGCTGAAGGACCTCGGTGAAACGGAACGGCAGGCGGTTCTGGGCGGAAATGCCGAGAAGCTGTATCTGTAG